A segment of the Lycium ferocissimum isolate CSIRO_LF1 chromosome 10, AGI_CSIRO_Lferr_CH_V1, whole genome shotgun sequence genome:
ATGATCACTACAGACGCAAGAATAAAGGATAGGACTAAGTCAAGTCACTTGCATTTGGCTTTGATGTTGTGCAGCACCAGTTTGGCAAGATAAAAATGTTTTACAACATTGATAGCGATGCTCGGTAAAGTAAACATAGAACTTTTAAGCCAAATTTACAACGTTGAACAAACAACTAATTAAGCAAAGGTGCACATTAGATGGTGAAGTGCTGCAAATTTTATGATATAGGTACTCACAACATGTTGAGATGCTTGATACAGGAAACTGAGTAAAAAGATTTGTTCCTTTTTTGTTCTCATAGGATTTGAAGGTGAGGGAAATTTGGTAAAACACCTAAATACTTTACTGCTAAAAGAGTGAGTTCAGTTAACCCACAAACTTTTCTGTTGATCTTGAATACAACTGCCAATTACCTTCAGAGGAGGGTTGTCAGGAGCCAATGCCTCAGCCACAAATTGTGGTCCAAGTGCTGAACCACCAATTCCAACAGAAAGAATTTGCGTAAATCGACCACCAGAAGGAGTCTTGATCTGCAAAGTAGATGTTGTAATTCACAATAAGTTGACAAAGCTTAACGATACAACAGTCCGTAACCAATCAAAGGTGCCAAGTTATGCTTTTTCAGATGTTGAGGCTTAAAGGATAACCAGATAATAAGCCAGAAAGGTGTAGCTTAGAAATTAGGAACATACATTACTACTCTAAagtcaaaatttccaaaaaaaaaaaattaagataagGGTGGTTTCTGAGTCAGCTTTTGCGCACCTCAACTATTCCACAGGATACCCGCTACTCCCACCAGCAATAAGTACCGGGTAACTCTGTCACAAAGGCTTAGACATATGGAAAGAAAcacctagtgtttttgcctCCGCTGGAATTTGAACCTGAGGCCTCATAGTTTTCCTCCCaattcattgaccactaggccacaccctggGTGCTCTAAAGTCAAAAGTTCCTTATAAGCAATTTATACCAAATATCCAATCCCATACAATCACTACATTACTCATATCATAATAATTTTTAACTATGTGCACTTGAGGTTGATTCATCAAAAATAAATAGAGATCGTCAAAAGTGGCAAAATTAAGATTTGTATATATTAAGATTATTCAAGCAGAACAAAAGGAAATCAAGACCAATCAACTACGTCGCAACTCGGCTTTACAAGTCCACTAAGTAAGCTGTCTTTCAACACAAATTAGGGGTTCTTAATGAAGAACAAAAGGCAAATAAAGGATTGAAATCAGAAAATTGTAGCTTAGAAGTTAGGAACATACATTACCACTCTAAAGACAAAAGTTCCTTATAAGCTTATTATACTAAATTTCCATTCCCATACAATCACTGAAACTACATTACTCATATCATAATAGTAATTTTTAACTATGCGACTTGAAATGCCTCTTACAACATCATTTGCAAACTATACAAGTCCTctatataagttttttttttttctttttccaatctctatatatatgttgtcTTTCACCAATAATGAGGGGGTTCTTAATACAGACCAAAAAGCAAATAAAGGGTTGACTTTTAGCTGAAAATAGTTGACACCAAACTGACCTTAccaccaacaacatcatttgCAAACTGACAAACAGCTTCAAGAGCATTTTCAATCTGCAACTTGAGAAATGAATTTGGAGCAAGATGAGGACTTCTCAACCAATAATGACCCACCATTCTACCTTCATCTGGATTAGCAATAGCACCTTTTTCCAAATCAACCATGTCCTTAAACGCTTTTTGCAAACGGGGCTCCATTTCTTCAAGAAAACCATCACTAAACCCGACCCGACTTACATCCAAATACAAACCCAACTCTTTGTGTTGGTAAAGCCAGTCAACATATCTCTTCCATAAAGCCTTTGGGTTTTTCACTAACCCAATGTTGTTGTCTTTGTTTAACTTGGGTACAACGCTGTTGTTGTTGTCAGTGGAAACTTCACGCGCCAGCGCGTGTACATGGAATCTTGATTTGTTCGATAAAAAACTCAATTGGGAAGAGTTGATTTTGTGAGTGGATTTTAATTCAGATTTGAAAGATGAAGAAGGTGAGTAGATACtagagagagatgaagaagccattttttattaattcatatacaaaaagaaagaggaatttgTGAAGcgatataaacaagggagaaagagagagatcATGAAGCCATTAGAAAAAGGTGCTTTTGGGTTTTATTTGGCTTTTGGAAGGCAAAGGCAGTTCTTGCATTATATACCAACAGCGCTCGTTCGTTAGGTAGTCAAAATTATAGCGAAATTATAATTTCGGAATTAATTTATCTCATtttttgagattattttatatcatttaaaaaatgatataaaataattttagtatAAGTGAAATAAGAAGGGATATCTCATCTCTTGGGATGGGATGTATTTTATATCTTATTTGGTATaagatataaatttatcccaagataaatttatactttctaCCAAATATGATATAAAAAATTAGCGCTGGCATATTTCAACTTATACCGTCCACCAAACGACATAGTACTGTTGTGATGATCATTGTTAGTTCatattttactttttgtattttgtgACTTGTGAACACATGATGTTGTGCGAGAGTTGTGTACACGCAGGGTGTACGTGACAATAATAAATTACCTAGTCTTTCCGTTCCAATTTATGAGGCACTATTTAATTAGATATGAAATTTAAGAGAAAAATGAAGGCTTTTAAGATTTATGGTTGTCttgtaaaattaaattatttctaaatataaaaaataatatttacttattttaggataaactaaaaagaaaattgtggcacataaattgagacagaaagTACCGGTGTAAAACAAGAAGTTGATGCTCGTGGGAGCCCAAATGGACCAAGATGGGGTTGGTGTAAAATTACAGGCTGAGATTGGTTGGCTATGGTTTTGAATTTGGAGGTATTGTGCTATTTTGTGGTAGTCCAAGGACATGGGTCGGGTTCCTTGGATATTCTtcttctatgttgtttgattcGATGGCCCTCATACTTGCACAAATATCATAAGCATTGGGCAGGGGCAGATCCAAATTCTTTGATTTATGAGTTCTTGTATCGATTTTAGGTTAATATATAGTAGTAACCAAGTTAACGGTTAAATATTTATAGCCatttaatgatttttaaaatatatacacaaagttTGAATAAAAGCTAGGGAGTTCATGTGACCTGGAGGAGACATTATAGATTTGCCCTAGCACCGGGCACTACAATGAACTACTCACATTTTACAGGTATCATGTTTACCATTATGCTTGAAGGTTAATTTGTATTGTGCTAATGATCTTGAATTTGAGTTGTAATTCTAGCATTTCAATCCATTATTGTATTTGGTaggttgatgatgttgtgacTGTAATTTCCCAGCTTATTTCATTCTAccaatatatcatttttgttcCTTAATATGGATAACGTAATTTTAAGAAAGGTCTCTTCATTAATCTTTTCAtgcataatatatatttttcaacctTATTAATTAAGGGAAGACAAATTTAAAAATAGCAACAAGCGGAAAGAGGAATGACCACTTGCACTGTAAAAGTTCTACATTTTCAAGTTGCTTAGTAGacgaatttaaattttatattttagtagATTCAAAATTCTACGTTTTTATATACATAGCCAGGGGCGGATTAAAGGTAGGCCAGAGTGTTCACTCGAACCCCCTCGACAAAAAATTTGactgtatatatagggtaaattctatgagtttatgtaaatatatatgttttgaacaCCCTCAACAACATGGAAAAGTTTAGCTCAGCTGTTTCCGAACACCCTAGATGAAAAATCTGGATCTGCCACTATACATAGCCTTCAATGTACAAGTTGCAACCTACAAAAGAGAGATGAGCAATCAATCCTCTTCTACTCATGAGAATGCAGTCACTTGATTGAAGATCATTTGCTTCAATTCCTATTGCATTATGGGCCACCTCATTTGGATGTACTGCGACCATTCAAATTGTTCTACCTTGTCATAGTCCAAGTAGTAATGATCATGAGACCGACTTGTGATTCtatttcaacttcaacaccaTCTCAATTGACAGAGATTTTATTTTGACGAGAATCAACTAATTTGAAAGAGTATGAAATGCATTTTTGTCGTTGCAATTATTGTGATTCTTTACGTGAATCTAGATATTTGTTTTCCAAGATTCCCAAAATAGGGTCTACCCTAGAATAGTATGGGTATTGTTTTACGTTCACAAagcctagaagaaataattgtATGTCACCTACTCCCATGTTAAATTTAAATACACAAtcttaaaagaaaatcatgGTAATTCACTATCTCGCAAGGGAAAACAAGAAAGATTCCCTAGTATTAATAACTTATTGCACGAAATTTACGGCATAATTTGTGTACTCACCGTTACTCAACTCTCTACCAATCTATGTtttcataattgaaaaaatattactcccaTTAAGTGCTCGTATTGGATAATTGCTTAACTggaaaaaaggtaaaaagaacTTTTGTTTTTGATGGAAAGACCaataaaaaatgacataaaatatATAGTTAATACAGAAAAACTGagttaatttaaaattgaaatcgccataaacatgaaaaaatattatAGATAGAGGAATAATTATTAGAAGGTAAGTGTACTGTATCTAATTTAACTAGAGAAAACTTATCTTTACTTATTAATCATACAACCTCtgtcaaattttaaaaaatattaaaatttaaaatcttttattaataattatataaattatatttacttcATATATTTGGAGTGACCCCTGCTCCAAAATGTAAGTACATGTCTTcactttttttccattttttttccactttatttGAAAACCAGCCTTTGCCATGAAAATTTCATATAccatttgaagttgtatttgaaacttgaaaaacacctaaaatcatatttttgttttttttcacgttttatacattcaaacaatcatttgcttttttacaaaaatcataatcaaacacaacttcaccgtaaaaaaattcaaataaagtgaaaaatatttaatttctatggccaaacgcctactaagtttTCAGGTCACTTAAccaaaaaagatgaataagagCCAAGCCCAAACCCAGCTGACCcaaatattttctccttttgaAAATTGGGAAATTTGCAAGATTGGCCTTTGCTAAAAAATTCTTGATTTCGGATTTTGAACTCCCGttcattaaaatttaaaaaaaatctcaaattaGAGTTTTGGGTAAAACTCTGCCTTATGAAGGTAAAATTCTACCTTGTGAATCTAAACTTTTATCTTGTaaaattttctctttcttttactGAGCTGAGATTCGAATTCAGAACCCgcgaaaaaatgaaaatttaagagcatccgcgcaaaaaaatgttgaaaattcAGTGAGATAAATAACGCAAATCAAGAAGCCAAGTGTCCTAACAAAAAAGTGCATTCGTGGTAACACATCAATCTctcgacaaaaaaaaaaaggcacaaaAAATCCACccttgaaagaaacaaaaaacacAAAACAGGTATCCACCTTAATTcctaattaatcaattttccttacttttcttcattttcaatttctttttatctCCCTTTTTTTATGGGGATTGTCTCTTGACCTTTCGGATTAGATAAATTCTCTCAGAATTTTCCTCATCTTAGCGGGTATCTAGACCTGCATTTTATTATCTAGACTAGACAAGATAAACTTAAAAAAAcgctaggtttttttttttttttttggtggtgggaccgggggagggggggtaatatttttttccatctGTTTTCTTTTCAGATAAATCTTTTATGGGTTGCCTATTTTTATTGAGCTGAAAATATTGTTGAGAAGAAAAGATGATGTGGGACGAGTGGAGCAATGATTTCCAACACGATTACGAGGAAGAACAACATGAGCAACAGCAGCAAGAAGAGGATGATGATTCTTATCTTAAATTTGACTTCTTCTCAGTTTTGTCTAAGCCCAAGGTATTCATGTGTATTTTGTGTCAAGTTTGTAATTTTGTTGAAATTTGTGTCAAGTTTGTAATTTTGATTGGTGGGGTTTGCATTTCTTGAATGTTTGTGGGGGTTTATTATAGGATACTGGTAGTggattttggtattattttgttaaatttgtgTCAAGTTTGTAACTTTGATTGGTGGGGTTTGCATTTCTTGAATGTTTGTGTATGTTTATTATAGGATACTGGTAATTGATTTTGGTTTTATCCTATTCCTATAAATATGTGTCTGAGTTTAGGTTTTGCATTTCTCAAACAGTGGCGGAGTCAGAATTTTCATTATGGGGctctaaaatataaaaaaaagtaaacacaagAAGAAACCAAGGGGATTCCACATCTACTCTGTGTGtatataacaaataattttaatcttgtccatacaatgtaatttttcgCTGAAGGGGGGCCTGCACCTGGCTCCGCCCAGTCTCAAATGTGTATATAGGATTATAATGGGATACTGGAAGTAAATTTTGGTTTTATTTGCTGGAATATTGTGTAAAGTTGCAGTATTGACTTGTGCTTTTGCATTTCTTGGATGTAGGATTACTATAGAATACTGGAAGTGGATTATGATGCTACAGAGGAGGTCATTCGGTCCAATTATATCCGTCTTGCTTTGGTTAGTTTTCAGTCTATCCATGATAAACCAATTCTTTTATTAACATttcatttattcattttcttAGTTCTAGCATTCGTTTTATAATTGTCGTTTTGGGGACAGAAATGGCATCCAGATAAGCAAAAAGATCAGGATAGTTCTACCTCAAAGTTTCAGGAAATAAATGAGGCGTACCAAGGTTAGTTCTTTTTCAAAGCTGTAACAGTTTATTTGGTTCTTAACTGGCTAATTTTTTAAAGCCTCTGACAAATCAAAGTTGATTTATACGGAGTTTTCAACCTGCAATCAGTCAATATTTAGTTCATATCTGGTTTTTCTTGGAGTTTGTTTGTTTAATAACATGTCTTCTGCAAGCAACATGCTTGATTGAGTAACTTGAGAATCAAATACTTATGTCCGTCTAGATTCAGGTAAAGGGAATGGTTGTAGAGAGCCGATATCCACGTGTGCTACTTAATTGCAACCATGTTCAGCAAAATAGCATGGATTTCTGCCAAGCTTGCAGAAGAGGGATTCAAGTTCATGATTTCCAGAAACAAGGGATGTCTATAGTAAAGAGTAGGTCAGAGAATTTTCCTCATAGTTTATTTCGTAGGAGGTATGGGTCACTCTATGAGtttgtttttgagaaaatagaTTATAGGATTCACTTCTCAGTAATGTAAGGAGCATCCATAACGCACTAATGTCGCACTGTAGTGCAAACCTAATAAAAGCAATAActcctacaacaacaacaacaaaaaaaaaattgaaaattaaagatAACTACTGCTCCTGGTATAGGGACAAAATAGGCAGTAAAGAGTGAGTCATCAAAAGTAGTTAGATTATATAATTGTGTATCAGTATTATGGGAGTAAAAAGGTAACGGACTGATCTCATTGCAAGAGCTTATCTTTGTTTAACTAAGAATATATTTGTACATGCACTCGCCCTGGTGTTTTTTGACTATTATTTGTCAAGTTTGTGGGCATTGAGAATGCT
Coding sequences within it:
- the LOC132033645 gene encoding uncharacterized protein LOC132033645, with protein sequence MMWDEWSNDFQHDYEEEQHEQQQQEEDDDSYLKFDFFSVLSKPKDYYRILEVDYDATEEVIRSNYIRLALKWHPDKQKDQDSSTSKFQEINEAYQVLIDPVKRQEYDNKGMLQAYDYDIVEYLNRYKGLILTCNGLGMKHSIW